The segment cctgcctcagctttctgcaCATCAGGAGCTGCAGGTCCCCTGCTGACCCTCCACTAACTCACTAATCCACTTCCTgaggctaggaactgaacccagggccttgtccaTAGGAGACCGTGCTCCACTGAGCTGCACCCCgtcagccagggctatggagGTCTTCCCTTGTGTCCTGTCTTTCCGCCATTGAAGAACCTGAGGCTAAGGCCTCAAGAGCCCCAGGCTGGGTTTGCAGTGGTAGCCCTGAGTGTCCCCTGCCTTTCAGGCACAGTGTCTTTATGGAGTCCAGCAGTGAAGGAGCCACTGGCGAAGATTCTGTGTCACCGTGGTGGGGTGCGTGCTGTGGCAGTAGATTCTACAGGCACGTAAGTCACGTGTTTGGGGATGTGGTGTTGGGCACAGCTGGGCAGAAAGGTGGACGGCACTTGCCTGTAGGAGCACAGATGGCATCCAGTGGAGTGTGGCCTTACGTTGAGCCAACCAGCTGCCGTCAAGTGTGGGTGTGTTAGAGAGCCCGTGTGCCGGGTTCCTGGGTCTGGCTCTGTGCACATTGTGTGCAGGCATATGGAAAAGTTCTAGGAGCTCGTCCCAGGTGGTGCCTCCATCCTGTGACATGGTGTCTTGTCCCATTTGCTGGGTCTGTCAGTTGCTGTGTCACTCCTCCCTGAAGCGCCTTCTCTCCTGTTCCCTTACACAGAAATTTCTCCAACCTGAACTCAACTCTAGCCATATGACAGTACATTCAGGGGTTCATGCGCATGTCCCCAGCTCAGCCCAGAGCCTAGCCTGCCAAGGGTGCCATGTGAGTGGTGGAGGGGAGGAGCTAGGTCTTGGGGAATGTCCATCCTCCCACAGGGACAGCAGACTCCCACCCTAACCTACCTATCACTCAGCTGTATCCGAGCTGACATCTTAGATGGCGTGTGTCCCAGTTCTGCACCTGAAATCTGCATTAAAACGCCTGACACCAGCGAACAAAGACTCAGCAAACAGACATTCCAACCTTACCCTCACGTCCACCCATGCCCGCAGTTTGAGTGTACGGGTAGAGTGTTGTCTTGCTCCATATTTCAAGCCGGCCTGGAACATGTAGCAAGCCTCCTGCACCAGCTTCCTGTGTGGGATAATGGAATTCTGATTCAgtgctgccttctctctctctctctctctttttttttttggttttttcgagacaaggtttctctgtgtagccttggaggtcctggaactcactctgtagaccaggttggccttgaactcagagatccagagatccgcctggctctgcctcccaagtgctgggattaaaggtgtgtgccaccacacctggctagtgCTGCCTTTtctaaccccagcattcaggaggctgaggcagggggatgaaagAAAGATCAAGACCAGTCTGTACTACGTACTGAAGTCTAAAAACCAACATTCTCTGAGTTCTCTCTGGGTCTGGGCCTGGTTGGTGCTATCActcttctggttttttgttttttgagacaggatttctctgtgtagccctggctgtccggaattcactctgtagaccagtctggccttgaactcagaaatccgcctgcttctgctttgagtgctgggatcaaaggcgtgcaccagcaGCCCTGGTGACTCcttcagttttttttgttttttgttttaaagatttatttatctagtatatgtaagtacagtgtagctgtcttcagacataccagaagagggcatcagatctcattatggatggttgtgagctaccatgtagttgctgggatttgaactcaggacctctggaagagcagtcagtgctcttaactgctgagccaactcttcagccCCCGACTCCTTCACTCTGGATCTGGCTTGTGACTCCTCTGAAGTCCTGCCTTGCCGTGCACCTCGGGGCGCTTGTGCTGTCTGTGCCCTCTCCTCACAGGCTTGGTGCTGCCAGCCCTGCAGGGCACATCTGTGCTGTTCCAGAGGACACTACTCCCTTTGCTGATGATCGGGGATTTTCTACATTAAGTTTGTGCATCAttgtagctttttctttttttagaaccTAAACACACCAGTAAATGAGGTGGGGTAAGGAAAAGCCCAAAGTTATCTGCTCACTTCCAAGATGCTGAGATCGCTTTGGCTGCCATCATTGTCTTGTGAACAAGTAATTTGGTTTTGCCCATTCTCCCCGTCGGCATCTTGGCCATGGAGAGTAGGGAAGTATGTCTGTGCCTTCAGTGGCCACTAGGCCTGAGCTGTAGTTCACCCTGCTTGGGCCCACAACTCTCCTGCCCAGGGCTTCATTGCCTGGTCCGTACCGCAGTCCTCAAAGTTTTGGCTCTTCAGCCTATCTCTGCTTATTGCTAGGTCTGCTCAGACTACAGGTGAGGCTGATCTCTTCCCCAAGGCCACCTGGGGAAACCATCGGGATAACATTGAGCCAGCATCTGGAGGCTGAAGTACTTCTCAGAAAATGCTTCTGTACCCACTGTATCCCGGGTTAGGTGTCAGAGCCACCTGAGTGTGTGGCACTGTCCAGGATCTCTCATTTCTGGTTTGTACCAGTGGCTTTTTTGGCATGGTACATGGTCAAGCCCTGGGCTTGGAGCTCACTATGTTTGCTATGTggacaagactggccttgaactcaccgagGCCcacttaagtgctgggattaaggccacACACAACCATGCCTAACccagtggcctttttgtcctgcTGGGGCTCTACTGAACTTTGTCACCCGGTGAACCTCTACTCAGAAGTTTTCTGTCCCTTGCTGGCTCCAAAGTCAAGGCAAGAGACCCTTTGGTCCCTTGGCAAGGCTCATCAACTTTAGCTCCTTTCTTAGCCTCTGAAAGAAAATAGTTTATACTTGGGGATTTGGTTAAACATagtatactctgtgtgtgtaacTTTGCTTCCTtttaggattttctttctttctctctctctctctctttatttatttatttatttatttatttttttggtttttcaagacagggtttctctgtatagccctggctgtcctggcactcactttgtagaccaggctggccttgaactcagaaatccacctgcctcagcctcccgagtgctgggattaaaggcgagcgccaccatgcccagcttatttttggtttttcaagacagggttgctAGGCacctctgtgcagccctggctgtcctgtaactcactctgtagagcaggcctgcctctgcctccgcatggctggtattaaaggcatgcgctaccacaccAACCCAGGGAGATTTTCTTGAGAAACACAGTCTTCAGTTACATCACTTCTGGAGAAGACGCTGTGGCACTGACTTCAGGAAACCCACacagcccttttcctcttctgtatTCCCACCTACCCTGAAGACAGACTTCTGCTTTCTGTCTGCCATCACAGCTCGGCTCTTTTGCCAGGGAAGGCCTCTGTTTAAATACTTGGCACTGTTATTGTGTCACTGTGCTGCACTCTGAAGTAGAATGTCGCTCAGGTGCAGGCTGGCATGTGTTTGGCAGAGCTGTGACTTGGGAGCAGTGtagtgccaggaagcaggcaccaAAGTAGGCTTGGGCAGGATAAAGATAGCAGAACTGTCTGTCTAGCAGGCGTGAGGCCCCGAGTTCAAACTCCCCTCTCCCCGACCACATCAAAACCCCAAAAGAAACAGGCTTGATTTGATGTCTGTCTCAGCCACTCCCTAACCCAGGTTTCCTCTCTGGCTTTGAAAACAGTGGGGCACACACACTTAATCTCAGCCTTTGGAGGTACAggtaggctgatctctgtgagctcagggCTCCGTGGTGAGACAgtctcaaaacaaccaacaaGTAATGGAAACGGGTCCGTTGTATGAGGCATGTGGTGTGGAGGGTGGGACTAGTCTTCCTTCATGTTCACAGTAGATACTTTGGACTTGGCCACAGGCTCTGGTCAATCCCCACGAGAGGCTAATTGATCCATGTCCCACACAGGTACATGGCCACCTCTGGTCTGGACCACCAGCTGAAGATCTTTGACTTGCGAGGGACATTCCAGCCCCTGAGTTCCCGGACCTTGCCCCAGGGAGCAGGGCACTTGGCCTTTTCCCAGCGGGGACTGTTAGTTGCGGGAATGGGTGATGTGGTCAACAtatgggcagggcagggcaaggcCAGCCCACCCTCCCTGGAGCAGCCCTACCTCACCCACCGGCTCTCAGGCCACGTGCATGGGCTCCAGTTCTGCCCCTTTGAAGacgtgttgggggtggggcacagtgGAGGCTTCACCAGCATGCTGGTCCCTGGTGAGTGGCCCAGCGTCATTACAAGTGTGAGAGGCCGTGGGCCGGTCAGTCCAGAGTTGCAGGACGAGGTTCAGCTCCATGctcttccctctctgcctccctccctcaggGGCTGCGGAGCCTAACTTTGATGGTTTGGAGAATAACCCATACCGGAGCCGGAAGCAGCGCCAGGAATGGGAGGTGAAGGCCCTGCTGGAGAAGGTGAGCTGTGCTGGAGCCCGGCCCTCCCTGGCTCCCATCCCTTTCTGGTGTCACCTCCCCGTGGCTCCTTACACATCGCTGTCCTGTGACCCTCGCAGGTACCTGCAGAGCTCATTTGTTTGAACCCCCGAGCCCTGGCAGAGGTGGATGTGGTCACTCTGGAGCAGCAGAAGAAGGAGCGGATAGAGAGACTGGTATGGAGCCACCTGCTATGTGCGCAGCCCGAGTGTCCAGCCCTCGCCTCTATACCCCACCCCATCCTGAAGTGCAGCGCAGGATATAGGTGCTGCCAGGGCACTGGGCCTGCTGTTGACCTCCTTCATGTCCCATGCCAGGGCTATGATCCAGACGCCAAGGCTGCCTTTCAGCCCAAGGCCAAGCAGAAGGGCCGAAGCTCTACGGCGAGCCtagtgaagaggaagaagaaggtcaTGGACCAGGAGCACAGGGTATGTGAGCTCGGGCGGGTGTTGGCATGCACGCCTGCAGCCTTATCAGCCTATGCTCAGTGCCTTACGCTCCTTTCCCACCTTGTTCCAGGACAAAGTCCGGCAGAGccttgagcagcagcagcagaagaaaaaGCAGGATATGGCCATGCCTCCTGGAGCCCGTCCCTCTGCACTGGATAGATTTGTACGACGAGCCAGAGAAGGCGGTCTCCAAGTTGACCCTTAGGGGCCAGagtgctcagtgggcaaaggcacttGATGCcaaacttgagttcagttcccagaaaacACGTTTGGCAGGAGAAAACACACAAGTGTCTTTTTACCTTTCCATGCCCACATGGGgcagcgcgcacacacacacacacacacacacacacacacacacacacatatataaagggAACACAAAGATCCATAGGGAAATTGTCCCATGTGCCTTACATCTTAACTGGGTAGGAGCAGACAGCTCCTTGGGTGTGTGGGCATTAAACAAGGTTTCTGGAGACGTGTCTGGACCATCCTGTAGGTCTGCTCTTCCCTGTGTGGCTATTCTAGACTCAGCTCACTGCCCTGCCTGTCTCCCCACCACTGCCCAAGCCTTCACCCTAGAGGGGGGCGTTATCCCCATTGTGGTTGTCGCAAAGACCAACATGCAGCAGTACTGAAAGCTCTGGGCTCTCCAGGTGTGCTGGGGGCCTGGTGAAGACGCTGCACTTGAGGTAGAGAGACATGTTTATTGGACCCTTGTCCCTGCTTGTGAGTCCCCTTCCCGCCCTTGGCTTTATCCCTCCCCGGAGCTGGCAGGCCAGGGCCCAAGTTTATCTTGGTAAACTTGGTTGGTTGCAGCTTCAGAGTTTGCTGTGAGAAAATGGAGGAACTAGATCACCACAGGGATCTGCAGCCTCTGCACCAACTTTGGGGAAAGGTCTCTGAGGTGCTGTTTTCTGTGGGTTCTCAGCTACTGAACCAGGCTATGAACCGGCACCTCAAGGTACCCAGAAATCCCTGGAGCCAGGAGCAAAAGGGTGCAGTCCTCTCCCCATTCATGCCGCTCACCAGCTTCCAAGCTTCCTGCATTTGCCAGGGATCCACCTTGTGGGATGTCAGCAGGAACTTCCCGTAACAGCACCGATCCAAGGGGTAGTGGGTAGCACCAGCCAATTTGACACAGTGTGTGGGGGCAAGGCCCCCTCGCCTTGCACTTACTCCCACAAAGACATCCTCTAGAGGTAGAGGTGGGGCCCGGCTGGCCACCTTCAGGATGAGCTGCACAGCAGAGATGGACAGTACATATCCTGTGCCCGAGGCATAGGGTGGAAAAGGACCCCAGTTTTCCGGCCACAGTTCTTCTGACACATGGTGCCGGGACTCTGGTGTCCGAGTGGGTCTCACCCTCCAGTGCACCCTGCCTAAATACAGAAGGGGCACTGCCTGGCCTCTGTGCTCTTCATGGATAGCTGTTGTCTCTTCCTGGGCCTCTTTGCCCTTCTGCCATTGCTCCGAAGGCCCCCCTCTTTGTATCAGCTCTGACACCAGCTCTGGGACGTTGACATACACGTCATCATCCGTCTTGAGGATGTAGCGGGCCATAGGACAGTATTTGTTCACCCAGTTCAGTCCACTGAGGGTCTTGAGGGTGAGGTTGCGGTAGGAATCCTGGAAGGAGGCCTGCAAGATATCCCTGTGTGCTGCTGACTCTGAGGACAGGTCAGCAAGCTGCTGTCTTCTAGGTTTTCCCAGGAGGAAGAGCGTCTGCACTCTGAAACCCCGGGCTTCGCGGATGGCACCCCAAGATGCCCGAATGGCGTTTCTCTGGTTCAGGTGCTCCGGGGCCGTACACACCAGGATGAGCAGGAAGGGAGGGGGTCCGGAGCCACCACAGGCATGAGAGTTAGAAATCAAGAGGCGGGGCAGGGCGAGGGGCGGTCCTGGCGAGGCTGGGGCCGGCAGCAGGGATGCCAGGGACAGGCTCAGCAGCTCCTCCCCCAAGCCTGAAGGTCCAAACAGGGTCCAGATGATCACCAGTAGTAGGACCGCCAGGAGGACGCGCCGGAAGAGGCTGAGGGGCATGGCGTGCCGCAGAGACCTGTGGGCACAGCTGTTAGAgcgtggggaggtgggaggacgGCTTTAACCAGCTGCTGCTGAGGAGACGCGGTGACCCATGCGCGGGGCTCTGGCGCATCACAGATGCTGTTCTCCAGATGCTGTCGTGCAATGCGGCCCTGGCCCACCACAGCTGGCCCCGGAAGGCTTCGTTTCCCTAGCTAGCGTGCACGCGGAACTCCGCTCCATCCCGCCCCTCCCCGCACCTTCCCATCATGCCTCTCTAGGCCGGAAGCCGACAAGCGGCGTGCATTTCACATAGGTCCAGCCCTTCCCGGTCCGTCCCTACTGTAAAGCACGCGGAATACCAGGCTGCTTTTCTAGagcagccagcatctgctgttaacTCACCCGAGCAGCAGCATCTGGCGGAGCTGTAGCCACTTCACAACAGCTTAGCACGGCTACGGCAGGAGACTCAATTGAAGCCTGCCCAAGCTTCCCCTGGAGGTTTTCAACACCGGCTGCCCCACCTTTAACAGTGGTTGCCGCCCAGTTTGCTGCACCTAAGGCAGTCTCCTTGTGAACACCCAACAGAAAGGGAGGAGCAAACACCAGCAGGAGCCTATGAGGGACATTTCCGTTCAAGTGCACCAAGAGCACTGTACCCAGAAGGCACCTGCAGCCAGATTAAACTACCAGAGCTCAGGATCGCTGTGGCATTAAGTACTATCAGATGGAAGACAAACTGAGACGGAGGTCATAGGTATATAAACTATTTATTAACAGCAAAGGCCCAGAGACTCATTTCTTCTTGGATACACCCACAGTTCGGCCCCTGCGGCCAGTGGTCTTGGTGTGCTGACCGCGGACACGAAGGCTGCAGAAGAAAAAGATACAGGTCACAGAGCAGCAGGAGGCGAGCCGGTGGACTGTGCAGCCTGATTGGGAGTGGGCAGCTTAAGCCTCATCACCCACTTACCCCCAAAAGTGGCGCAGCCCTCTATGGGCTCGAATTTTCTTCAGCCTCTCCAGGTCCTCACGCAGCTTGTTGTCTAGACCGTTGGCCAGAACCTAGATTTTGAGACAGGGGAGACAACTTTATCTCCTGATTCTGCACCCAGTTTTAACGGACAACCCGTGTCCACCAGTCCCCTAACACACCTGGCTGTACTTCCCATCCTTCACATCCTTCTGTCTGTTCAGGAACCAGTCTGGGATCTTGTACTGTCGTGGGTTCTGCATGATGGTGATCACTCGCTCCACCTCATCCTCCGTGAGTTCTCCAGCCCTCTTGGTGAGGTCGATGTCTGCTTTCCTCAACACCACATGAGCATATCTCCGCCCCACGCCCTGAGGTCAAAAGTTTGGGCTATtagacttttgtttttaaagatctgAGTACAGAGTTTTCAGAGATACCAGAGGGTATCagaatccattacagatggttgtgagccaccatgtggtcactgggagCCTCTGGAAGAAGTCATAGCTTTTAACAGCTGGATTCTCTCTCTAGCCCAGTCTATTTGTGTCTTATGTTTGCCTgcattgtatgtctgtgtgtctgtggcacACTGACCAGAGGCCAGAAGGCGCTGatgttctggaactggagttaatggTTGTTGAGTGTTGGgtcattgaacctggatcctctggaagagcagctaatgctctaacagccaagccacctctccagccccctcacacacaccctATTACTCAAAAGCAGAGGGGCTGTGCAGATGTTATCCCAGCTCCCTGAACTCGGGACTGCTATGGCCAGCCTAAGTTAGAGATCCTGTCATTTTTCAGATCACTTTCCAGAGACAAAGCCTGCCTACTAACTGAAGGGAACGCTGTTCGGGCCACACTGGACATGTGTCACAAACTCAACAAAAGCAGCACAGATGAACAAAGTCAAACCTTTAACAGGTTTTTTGAGCCCCAAGAGTGGGTGTGACTTTGTGACTACCAGAATTAGCGGGGAGGGGGAAGTGTCattgaatgagctagagaaatggctcagtgcactggctgctcttccaggacctGGACTATATACCAAGCACTCATTCATAACTCGAACTCCCAATGAGAGAGGATCTAAGTCACTCTTTTGGCCTCCAGAGGCACAgtatgcacagacatgcaggccaAAAACCTTCACAACCCTCACCTCAGCCTCCATataattttttacttttcttgAGCCTGTTTTACTGTCAAGCTGTGAGTTCTAAAGGTGCATGATGCCAGGTTGGTTATGGTGACAAGGCAAGGGACCTATGCTCAGCTACAAAGTGTGGCCCCACGCCCACCTTGCCTTCTGACTTAAGCACTAACTTAAATTATAAAGAACCGACTCCTAACACTTAAAGCAGTTTGGAGGGACTGGGATTCAGACAGTACTAGACTGCCTCACAGataagggcagcaagcacttctggTCCAGCACATGCCTATATGCTTCCAAATATTCAAATTCTCACCTTGAGTGAGCAGAAGACACTTCTTAATTAATACAGAAATCTGcccggcgtggtggtgcacgcctttaatcccagcgcttgggaggcagaggcaggcggatttctgagttcaaggccagcctggtctacagagtgagttccaggacagccagggctatacagagaaaccctgtctccaaaaaccaaaagagggaaaaaaaaaattaaagaatacagaaaccttccctgtccttcacccTTTGTTGGTCAGCTTGCAATCACCTCTGGAGGAACTCACCCCGAAATCTCTCTCCTCAAACTCCCAATACCCACCACCCACCTCCCAATCAGCTTCACCCTTTTGTTTTCcaggcaggtttttttttgttttttcttgtgtagccctggaacttatTGATCGGGCTGGCTTCAAGCCCAGAGatttgtttgcctctgcctcagggagtgctggcattaaagatgtgTTCTTCACCCTCTCACACAGGACCAACAGAACCCTCAGTACCCAGGCTCTACAAACACTGTGCACAGCCCCTTCAAGAGCCTCCATTCACCTTGTCTGCATTCGAAGTCAGCTGTAATCATCTCCCAGCAGGTCACACGGGGCACAGGCATTGCCCCAGGCCCTTCAACCCCCTAGACACTGCTCTGCCCACCACACCAGGCACCTCCTGCTGTGCTATCATTGTTTGCCAAAGTGCAGAATTAAAAAAAGTCAACATGGCAAGGACTTAAAAGTGAGACTTCACAAGGTTAAAAAAATTTACTCCAACTTTTATGTCCACCTGACATTACCTCGGCTCCCCAGGCCTCCTTCAAACCTCTCAGCAGCCACCCAGTTCCATCTATACCCTAGCATCCCACAAGGTCCCACCACTGACAGGTCTCATGGCTGAACACACCTGACCAGCAACTCCTCAAATCACCAACTTCAAGTCCTGTCCCTGTCTACAAGACTTTTAGCTCTGCAGAGAAACATCCCAGCTTCCTCCTACGACCTCCCTTTTTGCCATAATGGGGAAAACTGCCAGCTTCTGTGTCACCTTCCACTGTGGCATCTGCCAATAGCTTCTGCAGACCACCCCCAACCATCACCGCTAAGCCTGGACACCTCTTAGGATGTTAGTTTACAGGAATTCTACTCAAGGTTTGCTGACAGCAGAGACTGCTCTCGGAAGCTGAAGATCTCGGGAAACCTCTGCAAGGTGGGACATGACTACACTCACACCCCACTACCCCTGGAGCAATGTTTTGGTTTAACCCTGGGTCATCATCAGGCTTTTATTGAAACGGGTTGGGTGAGTTTAGCTGCTTCTCTTTTGCCCCTAACACTTTTACCTTAATGGCAGTGATGGCGAAGGCTATTTTCCGCCGCCCATCGATGTTGGTGTTGAGTACTCGCAAAATGTGCTGGAACTTCTCAGGGATCACTAGAGACTGAAAGAACACGGGCAGTTATCAAGACAGGTTACCCCCAAACCGGGAAGGTGGCCGAGGCAGGGTTGGATTGTCTGCTAAGTTCTTACACAACTCCTCAGTCACCGGGGCTCACCCCTAACGCGCTCAGGCGCGGGAAATCGCAACCTCTGACAAGAGGGTGGACGTCGGCCGCGGCCCCCAATTCCCTGGACAGGGGAAGCGGGAGGAGCCCACACACAGCCAAGCTCCTGGCAGCTTTGCTGTGTAAGAGGAGCGAGCATTCCTCGGGGCCCCGATCCCCGGGATTTCACGTCTTAGGTCGTCCCCTCTCGGGTCACACTCCATCGCTCCACAGAGGGCTGTGGGCCCGCAGCATGGGGCACTCTCTGAGTCCTGACGGAAATCTCTCCCTGCCCCGGCTCCGATGTCGCAGGATCCCGGCGCGGATTCCGCTCTTACCATGGCGGCGGCACAGACGGCGGCGTGTAGGCCTCCTGTGGAAGAGAGAGCGGAAGTGACGTATAAGTCTTATATAG is part of the Mus musculus strain C57BL/6J chromosome 17, GRCm38.p6 C57BL/6J genome and harbors:
- the B3galt4 gene encoding beta-1,3-galactosyltransferase 4 — protein: MPLSLFRRVLLAVLLLVIIWTLFGPSGLGEELLSLSLASLLPAPASPGPPLALPRLLISNSHACGGSGPPPFLLILVCTAPEHLNQRNAIRASWGAIREARGFRVQTLFLLGKPRRQQLADLSSESAAHRDILQASFQDSYRNLTLKTLSGLNWVNKYCPMARYILKTDDDVYVNVPELVSELIQRGGPSEQWQKGKEAQEETTAIHEEHRGQAVPLLYLGRVHWRVRPTRTPESRHHVSEELWPENWGPFPPYASGTGYVLSISAVQLILKVASRAPPLPLEDVFVGVSARRGGLAPTHCVKLAGATHYPLDRCCYGKFLLTSHKVDPWQMQEAWKLVSGMNGERTAPFCSWLQGFLGTLRCRFIAWFSS
- the Rps18 gene encoding 40S ribosomal protein S18, with amino-acid sequence MSLVIPEKFQHILRVLNTNIDGRRKIAFAITAIKGVGRRYAHVVLRKADIDLTKRAGELTEDEVERVITIMQNPRQYKIPDWFLNRQKDVKDGKYSQVLANGLDNKLREDLERLKKIRAHRGLRHFWGLRVRGQHTKTTGRRGRTVGVSKKK